The genomic stretch GCTGGACCAGCAAATGGCTCGCTTCTTCTGGGGATCGACTAGTGATAAGAAAAGGACACACTGGATTGGCTGGGACAAAATCTGCCTCCCCACGGTCGAAGGGGGCCTTGGTATCCGTAACCTTAAAGAGGTACTTCATGCTTTCAATATTAAACTTTGGTGGAGGTTTCGTGAATAGAATTCCTTGTGGGCACAATACCTGATGGCCAAATATTGCCACAAAGCATCCCCTCTAAAATCTAGAGCGTCCGGAAGGCATAGCCCGACGTGGAAAAGGTTGCTAAAGGTGCGACATCAAGCTCATCCCCACGTTAGATGGGTGGTGGGACAGGGGAAGATttatttctgggatgacatttggatTGAGGATGTTGCGCTAAGGGAGCTATGCATTGAAGTCCGGGGCTCCCCCTTGACTATGGTTTCGGATTTCATCCGGGATGGGACATGTGACGAGGCCAAGTTACACATGCTCCAGGACCAAGCCGGCCTCCCTCAACAAGCTATAGCACACATATCCTTGATACTATAATTGTCCCGAGGGAGCCGGACACCCCGGGATGGGTCCTCTCCCGGATGGGCGAATTCTCTTTGGCCACGACATGGGAAACCATTCGCTCACAAAGGCCAATCATCCCGGGGCTTGATGATATTTGGAAAGCCGGACTCACCAAGTCAATTGCAATTTTCAATTGGCGCCTCTTGTTGAATCGGATCCCGGTTGACACAAAACTCCAATGGAGAGGGATTGAGATGGCatccaaatgccaatgctgccctatTGGACCGAACGTTGAATCCTTGCAACACCTTTTTATTCAAGGCCGTGGAGCAACTAGCATATGGAGGTAATTTGATGGGTGGTTCGTGGGATCTTCTCCGCCGATCAGAATCAATGATACTATCCCGGAGAGAGTCGACGTGTGGTCACGAAGGACACAACAACAAGATAAGAAACACTTGTGCCATGCCTTGCCATTCCTCATCATGTGGTTCATTTGGGCGGAACGAAATAGGAGCCGACATGACCAAGTCCCCTTCAAACCTTACAATGTGATATGGCAAGTGAAAACCTTCATCCGGAATAGTATGACTATTGGTAccatcaagccgaagcattggagagGCATGCTCTTGAAGATGAATGTCCCAAGCCAAGTCGAGTCGCGAAGGCCTAGACCGCTTGCCATGCAAGTCAAGTGGCACCCCCCGGACCAGCCCTGGATAAAGATAAACACGGATGGTGCAAGTTCGTTGGTGACGGGCAAGGCCGGAGGAGGAGGGGTAGTCCGAGACGATACCGGGAAAGTCCTTGCCGCATTCGCTACCCCACTCGACGATCAATCAGCCCTTGAGGCTGAACTTATGGCCATCCACCACGGCCTCGTCATAGCCAAGGAGTTCAATCGGCCTATTTGGATAGAATTAGACTCCGAACAAGCCATCAAGTTCTTCAATGGTACAACCTGGGGGCCAGTGCATATCTGCCGGACCATGGCGCGCCTCACCATCCTCAAACAAAAACACCAcatccgagccaccttcatccaccgggagGGAAACAAAGCGGTTGATTGGTTAGCCAAGATGGGACTGGACCTTTCAAGCTTCCGTCACATGTCCGAACAAACGATCCCTAGAATGCTCAAAGCCATCATCCGTATGGACGAGATGGGCCTCCCCAACATTCGAGTCCGGAATGAAGATCACGAGTAAACAAGGGGCCGAGGAGGGACGGTTTGATCATGAGCTCAACGGACGCTGGAGAGTATGGTGGTGTCGCGCTACCCATGGCATGTCCCCCTCTTACTCTTATAGCATAATTGTTCTAGTGGttctttgtaattatttttggttTCCCTAGACTTAGATGGTTCGTCCTTCATGTATCCCCTCGAATGTAACATCTTTCGCTTtgcaatatagggatgagggacccatgAACCCTCATGTGAAGGtgtttaattgaaaaaaaaacaccaAATTTCGCAGCTGGGAATTTACTTTCTTGATCACACTCTCTGTCTCGAACTTCTTCTCCCAATGCACGCAATCATTTCTTTCCGTACATATATACCAGAGAATTAGGCAAGGTATGATGGTACAAAGATGATGACCAGAGCGAGCACCCAGCTGCCTCTGCCACCACCTAAACCTCTCTTCCAAATTCTCCCCCACCTCCCCAAACTCCGAAGCATGAGGAAACCATCGTGCAAAGTGAAGCCATATTCTCCTTGCCGCCTTCCCATTAACAAATAAGTGCAGCCTAGATTCCACTTGGGGGTTTTTACAGCATCTACACATGGAAGCAAGGGCAATTCCCGTCCATTGCATTTTTGTATCCATTGCATTTTTGTATCCACAGGGATTCTATTGGCTAGTAATCGCCAAAGAAAAAAGGAGATAGACAAACCAATACATTTTCCCAAGATTAATTCAAAAATCAGTCGTTTACCTGCTCTGTTCCTCACAAGCTCCCAAGCCGAGGCTGTTGAGAACTCACCATTCCCTGACAACTTCCATCTACCCCTATCTCTAACTCCAGTGTCAATGGGAATCTGTAAGATCCTCTCAACTACCTCCTCAGGCAGCCCCTCTTCCTCTGACATCATCCAGAGCTTCACTTCATTCCACTGCTCCCCCATCCATATATCCTTGACCTTCAAAGAAGTACGAACAGGTCTGGCATTAGAAATGCTAGCCAAAGGAAAATTTGTCACACAAGAATCAAACCAAAAACTGATGCCCTCTCCCACCACCCATCTGACATGTTCCTTGCAAAGATCCCTAACCTTAAACAATCTTCTCCACATCGGGCTGAATCGATTTGATCTATAGGTCACCAAGGGAATAGACATCGAGCAATATTTATGCATCATATACCTTGCCCACAGGGAGTCTTATTCCCTAAACCTCCACCATATTTTGAGACTAAAGGCCTCCACCGAATCTGCCAAGCTACGTATGCCCAAGCCCCCCTCATCTGTAGGAAGACACACTCTTTGCAAATTAATCCAATGAGTCTTTTTTGAAGTATTGCAAGATCCCCATAAAAATCGAGCCATCACTTGCTCAATCTGTTTAAGTGCCCCCTTTGTTGGTTCAAACACCTGAAAAATATGGATTGGTAGGGCTCCCAGGACATTTCTTATCAGGGTTAGCCGACCTCCAAACGACAGATGCCTGTGACCCCAACTATGAATGCTTGAGGAAATTTTATCTCTGATAAAAAGGAACATACTTGTTTTTTTTCAGCCCTTAAAAACTGGGGATCCTAGATAAGTAAAAGGAAGGCTCCCCTGTTAAAACCCACTAACTTCCCTCACATCCCTTACCCATGCAACATGTTTTTTATCCAAGTAGAAGCAGCTCTTTCCTACATTGACTTTTTGACCAGAAACCTTCATATAATGACTGAAACATTCAGTAAGCAGCCGGAGTGAAGAAGTTTTGGCCTGCGAGAAAACCGTAATATCATCTGCATACACCAAATGAGATATTCCCATAGTATATCTTGTCGTGCGATACATCATCTCCTTACGGCCAATGATGAGACGATCAAGCAGCCTTGACAAATAATCCGCTGCTAAGATAAATAATGAGGGTGAAATCGGATCCCCTTGTCTGAGCCACACTCCCatttattaaaatagagaaCCAACAAGAAGATATACAGTTTCCAATCAGCCTTAACCATTTATCCGAGAACCCCATCTTCCCAAGGACTTTGATCAAGAACGGCCACTGAACGCGATCATAGGCTTTTTCCATATCAAGCTTAAGCACCATGTTCGGGGACGACACACTTTTCCAAATTTCATGGAATAACTCCTTCGCCAAGAGCACATTGTCACTAAGCAATCGCCCCTTAATAAATCCGCTTTGGTTTGGAACAGTAAGCAAAGGAAGGAGAAGAGCCAATCTTAAAGTAAGAATCTTAGAGATAATCTTGTTCATTACATTACATAAACTGATAGGCCTAAACTCAGCCCATCTCGTCGGATCCTTCTTCTTTGGAACCAAAACAATTAGGGTTGCCGCAATACCACGCGGTATATGGGCTCCAGCAAAGAAATTAAGAACAGCCTCAACCACGTCACCCCCAATGATATCCCAGCAACTTTGAAAAAATAAGGCTGAATAACCATCTGGTCCTGTAGCACTCTCTACATTGATGCTAAAAACCGTCTGCTTTATTTCTTCAACCGAAGGTGCCTTCTCCAGCAGTTCCATGTTCACCTGAGGAGGTAGGGCTGAGAGAATTTCCGGGCTAGGGTTCTGCTCATATCTTTCAGAGGCTTCCTTAGCCTCCATTTCAGCTTTTTTTAATCTTTCAAAGATATTGCCAAAGACCACCCGATTCCAGATTTTCAAACTACGCTTTAGCCGGCTCAGTTTGAGCTGCACATTAATCATGCCCTTAGTCCCCGTGTCATCCTTCCAGCACATTTCCGACTCTTTAAGAAACAAGTGGTGCCGAAcccacatattttaaaatcaaaagGAAGGTTTGATCTGAGGCCCCAGAACTCTACAAGTTACCAAAAGTTGGCATTGGTCAGAAAGGATCCTAGGAAGATTAGTTACTCTAGTTGACTCAAAGATATTCGCCCAGCCTTCCCCAAGGAGCAccctatccaacctttcaaaggTATTTCCCCTTGCCCAAGTGAATTTCAGGCCATCCGCACCCACATCCAACAATTGACAATCACTAATCGCCTTAGCAAACTCCATCATTTCTCTGGTCTTCCTACCCTGCCTCTTCATACTGCCCTGCCTTTCCTCCTCAGAAACATAAATATTAAAGTCACCTCCTACTAACCAAGGGCAACCATCCAACCTTGCTGCAAGCTCGCGAAGTTTATTCCACATATCTACCCTTCCCTCCCTAGAACATTTAGCATAGGTCACTGAGATAAACAAAGGAGCTGGTATTGTTGGAGTCTTATACCTGCCATGCAACACCTGATCAgaatcatcccacccatccacTTCAATACCCTCCGCAACAAAAATCCAAATCTGTCTAttcctttttttcctttaaaCCGCAATCCAAAGATTCTACTAAAACAATCTGGTCTCGGTTGGATAAGTGGTTCAATAATCGCCAATATGCAAAATCCTATCATcttttactaatctttttatcaTATTCTGGGTGTTCGCATTTGCCACACCCCGAGCATTCCAAATCAGAATATTAAGCGACATTAGGAACTATTTCAGACAAGACCTCCATGCTCAATCTCCCTTTCCTCTGTGCATTTTCCTCCACCAAACTCTCTGACCCCAGGATCGCCCCCCTCTTCTCCACCAAGTGCTCCTGCTGAGGCATGCTTTCATTCTCCCCATCCTCCTCATCATCCCAATCTTTCTCGTCCTCATACACCTCAGTATCAAAATCTCCATTAGGAAGCATCTTTTGTTAATGTATCTTGGGCTTAGCCTCCTTAGCTCGCTTTCCAAAGGAGATGCCCTTTGACTCTAAAGATAGAGAACTCAACACCGAGAATCTGTTCCCAGAAGCATGGCCAGATCCTCCTATATCTGCCATATCCATTTCCCCTCCTGCATGGTCCCTTACACAGCCTTGACTCCCTTCCTGACGACCAGGCCAAGGGGAGAAGGCCGAGGGTCCAGAAACAATGGCCAGACCTGCAGCCCCGATCCTACTTCCaccccctccgtccccgaaACCACCACCCCCCTGACCACCTTCCCCAGAAGAACCCCCTTTCAGACCCCTAAACCCCTTTCCCTGTTTACCACGTCTCCTTCCTTGTTGTTGGAAACCCCCACTTTCCTGCACCAAACCCTCCCCTCCCTCCACCCCAGGAGTCGACTCCCCAGCAACCTCCTTACTGACATTAAAAACTGAACCTCCCAACCCGAACCACCATCCTCCCCTTATTCTGGTCAACTGGCCTCTTGTACTCACTTCGCCTCGGTCGTTCTCCTTTACCATTCGCATAGCAAACTTCACTAGaatgcccaacatgcttacattcCTGACAATACATCGGAATTAGATCCCATTTCACAGACTGTCTGATCTCCCTCCCCTGAAAATCAATCATTATTTCTTGTACCGGGGCCTTAGAGATGTCTATTTCTATACAAAGTCTGGCGAAGGACAGCCTAGACCTTGTCACAGTAGCATGATCCATCTGCAAAGGCTCACCAAGAAGTCCCCCAATTGCAAACAACGCAGATTTCTCAAACAAATGAATGGGAAGACCTATTAAATTGTACCAAACCGCCGCAATAGGGGACTCAAAAAAATGATCAAAGTCAGTCGACCACTTAAAAACTCGCATTGGATGATTCAAaaggtttacttgttggccaagtaagcACATATATAAAAGTTACGTTATGAAATGAGCTTATAGATACgacaattactatgatgttgtattgaccaaaatgatcttatCTTAATGCCATTTATTACGTACCAAAGATCATATAAGAGTTAGACTTCAAATTAgcttttaaaatatgacaatttATATGATGTTATATCGACTAAAATGATCATATCTTTATGCCATTACCTTACAGAGATCATACAATTAGTGTTTGAAGGTCCATTTGGAGTAAAGTGGTTtcctatatgaaggaggaaattacaaataaactcctatactatagaaaggaggaaattacaactgatgtcaagagggctcgaactcggcacctgatacaataatgtctaagctccttgccgctaggataAAGGCTCTAGACGGATGAAGTGGTTTcctctttttttaattaaacaccttcacggtggagggttgagTAGGACCCTCATCCCCTATATATCATCAAAACCGAAAAGTTTACATAAAGACTATTCCAAAAGAGAATCGTCTTGAAAAGAACAGCAAGCTAAACTCAAAACTATTACATAAACAAAAAGAACCCCTATCATCGGAGCCACAGGTCTATCCATCTCCTCTAAACCGGACCTCAAACTAGCCTTGCTCTCACTGCACACCTGCCTCCAGATTCTCTAGCTCCATCAGAAGCGAAAATTTGGCAACCCCAACTGATCCAGCCTGAAGAGAGCCTTCACTCGAGCAGGCGCTGACTCTCTTGTGTACTTGATCTCTGTTCCCGTTTGCAGTCCAACTTCGCCAAGAAATCCACAGCTTTGTTACCTTCTCTAAAGATATGAGAGATTTTCCAGCTAACTCCCTCTAGCTCCCTCCTAATCCTCCCTACTTCCACACACGTCTCGGCTGATCCCAGATGGTCCGAGGTCAGCCATCATACAACCACCTCAGCATCAGATTCGATCCATATCCGACAACCATGCTGCTTGGCCAGGGAGATTCCTACCAGAACTGCTGCCACCTCAGCTTCTAGCCCAGACTCACTCTTTAGGCATGTTGAAAACGCAGAAAGGATTTCGCCACGGCTATCCCTCACCACTCCCCCTCCTCCAGCATCATGCGTAGAAGATTGGAAAGCACCATCCACATTGAGCTTAATCCAACCAGAGTCAGGCGGTCTTCATTCTACCCTGCCAACTTTCCTCTTATTTCTCGCTTGTGCCGGGCCACTCATCTCCTCCAATCTCGGCTGGCAATCCCTCCAATGTCCTGGACCTATCATTTTAGCCAGCACCAGGTTCCTCAAGCGCGTCACTACTCTCTTAATCACATTTTTAGCTTCTAAGGGCTTCTCCCTATGGACATTTTCATTTCTCTCTGTCCATATAACCACATAATAAGACACAGGATGATTACACAAAGGTGCATGCTAGATCCGGTTCCTAGGTGCCGTTGCCACCACCTGAACCTAAGGTCATGATTTGTCCCTAATCCCTCATATAGCGGAACCTGGGGAAACCATCTCTCAAAATGATTCCAAACCTTCCTTGCCACCTCCCCATTCACAAACAGATGAAGCCGAGATTCCACATTGGGTTTCTCACAGCACCTACACTTAGAAGCCAAGTGAATTCCTCTCCATTGCAACTTCAAGTCTACCGGAAGTCTATTAGCTAAGAGGCGCCAGAGGAACATGGAAATTGAGGGGCTGATGCATTTCCCCCAAATCAGTTCATATATGATTCGTTTCTCAGATTTCTCTCTCACCAAGTCCCAGGCTGACCTACTTGTAAAATTTCCATTGCCAGTTAGCTTCCACGTTTCTCTATCCTTACTTCTTCTATCAAACGGGACTAAGAGAATTTCCTCAATAATCTCGTCCTCAAGACCTACTTCTTCCCCTAACAGCCATAATTCCATTTCATTCCATTGGTTCCCCTCCCACAGATTAGACACTTTCAGATTGCGAAGAGATACACCTGGACTGCATAAGTTTGCCAGTGGGCCAGGTCTAACCCACGAATCATGCCAAAAAGTAATATTCCCTTCCCCCAACACCCATCTGGTTTGAGCCCTACACTGATCCCCTACCTTAAACATCCTCCTCCATACGGGCTAAATCGCTGAGATCTGTATGCCACCATGGGAAAGGAAACAGAACAATATTTCAGGAACATATACTGAGCCCATAAAGACTCTTGTTCCAGGAATCTCCACCACATTTTGATGCTAAAAGACTCCACCAATTCAGATAGGTTTCGGATCCCCAGACCTCCCTCATCCATCATCCTACAAACCCGCTGCCATTTTATCCACTGAGTCTTTTTCGTGGAGTTACAAGATCCCCACAGGAAACAAGCCATCACCTGCTCAATCTGTCTCAAAGCTCCTTTTGTAGGATCAAGGacctgaaaaatatgaataggAATAGCCCCAGCACGCTTTTCAGGAGAGTTAGACGGCCCCCAAAGGATAGATGTCTGTGGCTCCAGGAGTGTATCCTCGCAgaaattttatcgagtagaaaCATAAAAAGGTTCGTATTCTTTCGGCCACGAAAAATAGGGACACCAAGATAGGTAACCGGGAAACTTCCTTGCTGAAATCCACTGACTTCAGATATCTCCTGAGCCCATGCAGAGTGCTTTTTATCAATGAAAAAACAACTTTTCCCGATATTGACTTTCTGCCCCGAAACCCCCATATAATGATCAAGGCATTCAATGATATTAAGAACAGCCGCCCTCTGAGCCTGCGAGAAGACAATAATGTCATCTGCATAAGCCAAATGAGACACCCCCATAGTATATCTCCCAGTTCTGTACATCATCTCCGTCCGGCCTAAAATAAACCGGTCAAGCAGCCTTGACAAATAATCCGCTGCAAGAATGAAAAGCGAGGGAGATATTGGATCCCCTTGTCTAAGTCCTCGGGATGATTTAAAAAACCTGCAGGGCTCCCATTAACTAGCACCGAAAACCAACAAGGAGAGATGCAATTCTCAATCAATTTCACCCATTTATCAGAAAAACCTATGTGTTGCAACACCTTGAGTAAGAACGGCCATTGTACCCGATCGTAGGCTTTCTCCATGTCCAGCTTAAGTACCATGTTCGGAGAGGCCACTCCCTTCCATAATTCATGAAATAATTCCTTAGCAAGTAGTACATTATCACTAATCAATCGCCCTTTAATGAAGCCACTCTGATTAGGAGCTGCTAGCAATGGTAGAAGGGGAGCAAGTCTCGATGTAATGATCTTAGATATGATCTTATTTATCACATTACATAAGCTAATAGGCCTCAATTCTGCCCACTTTGTAGGATTTCTCTTCTTCGGGACAAGAACATATAAAGTGGCTGCGATACCCCTTGGAATTTGTAAGCCCGTGAAGAAGTGCAACACAGCTTCCACCACATCTTTCCCAATAATATCCCAACATACTTGGAAGAAGAGTGCAGAGTACCCATCAGCACCCGCTGCACTTTCTGAGTTAATGTCAAAAACTACTTGTCTTACTTCCTCAGCTGATGGGGCTTCCACTAACTGctccatatttttatgtgaaggTAAGGTGGGGATAATTTTCAGAATAGGCTCTCCCAGGAGACCCACATCATCAGAGAGTAAGTTTTTAAAGAAAGTTTTCGCTGAGTTCCTGATTTCCATGTCATCAGTTAAAATCCGATCCCCATCCTCAATCATATGAATTATGGACTTGATTCTTTTTTGTTTAACCCAACCATGAAAAAACCTCGTGTTCCTCTCTCCCTCTGCTACCCAATTTAGAGCCGCCTTTTGTCGCTagaaatcttcttccattttcagccTTAACAAGTATTCAGCCGTGGTTCTATTCATATCAGATCGCAAATCAGGGGATGGTTCCTGCTCATATTTTTCCTGTGCCTCCCTAGCCTCTGCTTCAGCTTTCCTCAACTTCTCAAAGATATTTCCAAAAACAACACGATTCCATATTTTCAGACTTCGTTTAAGTCGGCTCAATTTAAGCTGCACATTGATCATCCCCCTCGTGCCGGTTTCCTCCCTCTAGGATCAATCAACCTCTTGTAAGAATAAATGATGACGACCCACATGTGTTGGAAACGGGAGGAAGGTCTCACTCTTGGTCCCGCACCCCTGCATACTATCAGAAGTGGGCAGTGATCAGATAAGACTCTGGGGAGATTTGTAACTCTCGTGGATTCAAAGATGTTTGCCCAGCCTTCCCCCAAGAgtactctatccaacctttcaaaagtATCCCCTCTTGCCCAAGTAAACTTAGGGCCATCAGCCCCTACATCTAGGAATTGGCAATCACTAATTGTCTCTGCAAACTCCATCATTTCCCTTGTTCTCTTCTTCTTACCTCCCTGCCTTTCCTCCTCAGAAACAAAGGTGTTAAAATCACCTCCCACAAGCCAAGGCAATCCATCTAACTTACCAGCCAACTCTCTAAGCTTGCTCCACATCCCAGCCCTTCCTTTTCTGGTACATTTTCCATAAGCTACCGAGATAAAGACAGGAGCCGACAGCATTAGAGTAGTAAAT from Salvia splendens isolate huo1 chromosome 4, SspV2, whole genome shotgun sequence encodes the following:
- the LOC121800873 gene encoding uncharacterized protein LOC121800873; translation: MSLNILIWNARGVANVNTQSIIKRLVKENKIMVLAVIEPLIKPRPDFFSRIFGLQFKGCNCNGQIWMFAADGIEVDDWDDSEQILHARFTTLMLSAPVFISVAYGKCTRKGRAGMWSKLRELAGKLDGLPWLVGGDFNTFVSEEERQGGKKKRTREMMEFAETISDCQFLDVGADGPKFTWARGDTFERLDRVLLGEGWANIFESTRVTNLPRVLSDHCPLLIREETGTRGMINVQLKLSRLKRSLKIWNRVVFGNIFEKLRKAEAEAREAQEKYEQEPSPDLRSDMNRTTAEYLLRLKMEEDF